Genomic DNA from Triticum dicoccoides isolate Atlit2015 ecotype Zavitan chromosome 4B, WEW_v2.0, whole genome shotgun sequence:
GCTTGCAAAGTCTGCAGTGTCTTAAAACTTTGCTTTTCTTCATCCCGCACACAGAGCTGAGAGGGCGAGTCACAAAAGAACAATCCGAAGCGATGTGAATGCTTAGATTTTCACCTTCAGATAAACAAAAGTAACCAATGTTCCACCTAAATTCCGATGGCTTCATCAACAGATAATTCACAGTTGCCAGGCAGTATGTATAAACTGAATCTTTGACAGAGGACTCTAAAATACTACATGGATTTTCTCTACTCTGCCACTCTGCCTCCTCCAAAAAAGGCCTCCTTTTATATATTGCCAccgaaaacaaaaaacaattacagTTTTTATCTCGTGAAATGTGTTCCTGAACACCAATGACCAGAGCTCTACGGGCTACACCAGTTACTAGCATAAAATGCTACAAAAACATCATCGGCGACAGGGCAGTCAgtaataaagcaaaaaaattaaaGCAAGGACAGTGAAAAACTACGTGTGCTATGATACTGTTAGCACCAGCGACTAGGATGTTGAATTCCTCGTGTTCCTCGACGGCGTCGACTTCACCTCCTCCGGGTTGGCGGACCCGGGGCTCTCCGACGTGTCCGAGCTGCTGTTCTCGCCAACGTGCGTCTTCCCAGACCAGAGCTTGCTTAGCATCTTCGGCATCAGCATCACTTTCGCCTTGCCGGTGGTGATGCTCTTGTCTTCGCCGTTCTTGTTAATGTCGCTGCTTGCGCTGCTCCTCTCGCTGCCACCGCAGTTGTTGGCGAGCCTCATCGACCTGAAAGAATTGATGTCGCTGGATGTCGGGACTCCACTACCTTCCTCTTCGGTTGTTGTTGTGGCGGCTGACCTTGAGCTGCCGTACGAGTTGCCGTTCTCTCTGGGAAGAAGCGAGTGAACAGCGGATGAAAGGTCGGCTCCAGAGTCACTCCTGGCAGAAGCGGCTGATGCTCGGACTTGCTCAAAGAAGAGAACTTGCACAACCACACGCAGAGGAAGCCGTTCATTCTGCACCGCGTGCATGCAGGCCTCCTGGGACAGCTTCTTGCAGTCCATCAATCCACATAATCTCTTCTTTTCGCTCTTTGATAGGCTGGGGTGCTCCTGTAAGCATGGAATTGAGTGTAAGTTCCAAACTCCCAACAGCAGACATACTAACTGGAAACAGGAgatttatgtgaaaaatattacctTTAGATACATGTCGATGGCATGGTATAGTTCGTCATGCATTTGTCGGGACGAGGCAGACACCATTTCAGCAAGTGCAATGAACTTCAGAACAGGCAGGTTAGGGTCTTTAGCAATCTCACCAAGATATTCATCAATCAGCTTTGCAACTGCCAGCTTTGACGTGCTGGAAACAGAAGCAAACTTCTCAACTTCCACAATTTCATCATCATCTTGAAAAGTCATTTTACCATTATCACTATGATGTGACATGAACTGCTCTACTATTGCCATGATCAGATCGACATTATACACGCCGTTTTCACCACTGGTTGCTGGTATAAGAAGGTCTGCAACTGAAGCACCATCTAGTTGGGTGCCTGTTCTCTTTACCAAGTTATCACGATAAGACTCTCCAGATTCCAGCAAGCATGCAGCATTTAGTAACTTGAGAAGAAAACCACATGATACTGAACCTTTTTCAGTGGGCAGAAGAAATACAATGCTTTCGAGAACTGCACGACGTTTTGTGCAATCAATTCCATTGCTCACAGCATCTTCAAGGGAACCAAACAGCCGTCGGAATGCATAGACTCTTAGTGCTTCTCCAATAACTACAGCAGGTGTTCTTCCCTTTGCCTTGATTGTTAGGAGCACGCGCTTGTACAAATCCATTTCAAGTTCAGAAAGGTCATCAACCCACCAGTCCTTAGGGACCATCTGTTGCATCCTGACTCCATTCCAATGAGAATCAACACCA
This window encodes:
- the LOC119295110 gene encoding BTB/POZ domain-containing protein NPY4-like; the protein is MKHMKLGSKPDVFQTEGSNIRFVATELATDIVISIGDVKFYLHKFPLLSKSSRLQRLVASSNEESNDEVNISDIPGGASAFEICAKFCYGMIVTLNAYNVLAARCAAEYLEMFETIDKGNLIYKIDVFLTSSIFRTWKDSIIVLQSTKSLLPWSENLKVINHCIDSIASKASIDPSEVEWSYTYNRKKLQSENGVDSHWNGVRMQQMVPKDWWVDDLSELEMDLYKRVLLTIKAKGRTPAVVIGEALRVYAFRRLFGSLEDAVSNGIDCTKRRAVLESIVFLLPTEKGSVSCGFLLKLLNAACLLESGESYRDNLVKRTGTQLDGASVADLLIPATSGENGVYNVDLIMAIVEQFMSHHSDNGKMTFQDDDEIVEVEKFASVSSTSKLAVAKLIDEYLGEIAKDPNLPVLKFIALAEMVSASSRQMHDELYHAIDMYLKEHPSLSKSEKKRLCGLMDCKKLSQEACMHAVQNERLPLRVVVQVLFFEQVRASAASARSDSGADLSSAVHSLLPRENGNSYGSSRSAATTTTEEEGSGVPTSSDINSFRSMRLANNCGGSERSSASSDINKNGEDKSITTGKAKVMLMPKMLSKLWSGKTHVGENSSSDTSESPGSANPEEVKSTPSRNTRNSTS